A stretch of the Drosophila sulfurigaster albostrigata strain 15112-1811.04 chromosome 2L, ASM2355843v2, whole genome shotgun sequence genome encodes the following:
- the LOC133838677 gene encoding ATP-binding cassette sub-family G member 1 isoform X1: MDTNKLLKNVYGIDIHFEDLVYQVKEPKKKEKKSVLKGITGTFKSGELTAIMGPSGAGKSSLMNILTGLTKTGVSGTIEIGKARKLCAYIMQDDHFYPFFTVEETMLLAAALKISNKCVSLKEKRALVDHLLNTLKLTKAKQTRCSKLSGGQKKRLSIALELIDNPAVLFLDEPTTGLDSSSSFDTIQLLRSLANEGRTIVCTIHQPSTNIYNLFNLIYVLSSGQCTYQGTPQNTVMFLKTIGLECPAYHNPADFLLECVNGDFEDHTQALTECAKDTRWRYDQQLMQADDVEPPTEAQVAKFNESQSQSQSQAQAQSPSQGQQTTSQPKVQLQSMESTKELVKHTYPPPEWMRLWLLIGRCHLQFFRDWTLTYLKLGMHILSAVMIGLFFGDSGINATKQISNVGMIMIHCVYLWYTTIMPGILRYPLEIEIIKKETFNNWYKLRTYYVATMITSTPVHIIFSTVYITIGYMMTDQPVEMDRFVKYLLTAVVVTICADGLGVFLGTILNPVNGTFVGAVSTCFMLMFSGFLILLTHIPKALHFIAALSPLRYALENMVISLYGNHRDKLVCPSEEFYCHFKNAITVLKQFGMEHSDFGYNIMMILAQITLFKILAYFTLKRKVKSG, translated from the exons ATGGACACTAACAAACTGCTAAAGAACGTTTATGGCATCGATATACACTTTGAAGATCTCGTCTATCAGGTTAAAGAGCCTAAGAAAAAAG AAAAAAAATCTGTGCTCAAGGGCATTACGGGCACATTCAAGTCCGGCGAACTGACAGCCATCATGGGTCCATCGGGTGCCGGCAAATCTAGTCTTATGAACATTCTCACTGGCCTCACCAAAACCGGCGTCTCGGGCACCATCGAGATCGGCAAGGCACGCAAATTGTGCGCCTACATCATGCAGGACGATCATTTCTATCCATTCTTCACTGTCGAGGAAACAATGCTGCTGGCAGCGGCCCTCAAAATATCCAACAAGTGTGTCAGCCTAAAGGAGAAGCGTGCTTTG GTTGATCACTTGTTAAACACATTGAAGCTAACGAAAGCGAAACAAACCAGATGCTCGAAGCTGAGTGGCGGCCAGAAGAAACGTCTATCCATTGCCCTAGAGCTGATAGACAATCCAGCAGTGCTATTTTTAGACGAGCCCACAAC CGGACTGGACAGCTCATCTTCCTTTGATACCATACAACTGTTGCGATCGCTGGCGAACGAGGGTCGAACCATTGTGTGCACAATCCATCAGCCATCGACCAACATTTACAATCTGTTCAACCTGATCTACGTGCTCAGCTCGGGTCAATGCACGTACCAGGGCACGCCCCAGAATACGGTGATGTTTCTCAAGACGATCGGACTCGAATGTCCCGCCTATCACAATCCAGCTGATTTCT TGCTGGAGTGTGTGAATGGTGACTTTGAGGATCACACGCAGGCTTTAACCGAATGCGCCAAGGACACGCGCTGGCGATACGATCAGCAGCTGATGCAAGCGGACGACGTTGAGCCACCAACTGAGGCGCAAGTTGCCAAGTTCAAtgaatcccaatcccaatctcAATCGCAAGCGCAAGCCCAATCCCCCAGCCAAGGGCAGCAGACGACGTCGCAGCCCAAAGTGCAGCTGCAGAGCATGGAGTCGACAAAGGAGCTCGTTAAGCACACCTATCCGCCGCCTGAATGGATGCGACTCTGGCTGCTAATTGGACGCTGTCATCTGCAGTTCTTCCGCGATTGG ACCTTGACCTATTTGAAGCTGGGCATGCACATTCTGAGCGCTGTGATGATCGGACTCTTCTTTGGCGATTCGGGCATCAATGCGACTAAACAAATCTCTAATGTGGGCATGATCATGATACACTGTGTTTATCTCTGGTACACGACTATAATGCCTGGAATCTTGCGCT ATCCATTGGAGATTGAGATCATCAAGAAGGAAACGTTCAACAATTGGTACAAACTAAGAACCTACTATGTGGCCACAATGATAACATCCACACCAGTGCAT ATCATCTTCTCCACGGTCTATATAACAATTGGATATATGATGACTGATCAGCCAGTGGAAATGGATCGATTTGTCAAGTATCTGCTGACTGCGGTTGTGGTAACAATATGCGCCGATGGCTTGGGTGTTTTCCTCGGCACTATTCTCAATCCAGTG AATGGCACATTTGTTGGCGCCGTGTCTACGTGCTTTATGCTCATGTTCTCGGGTTTCCTCATCCTGCTGACCCACATACCAAAagctttgcattttattgctgCCCTCTCACCACTGCGCTATGCCTTGGAGAATATGGTAATCTCGTTGTATGGCAACCATCGTGACAAGTTGGTCTGCCCCTCCGAAGAGTTCTACTGTCATTTCAA AAATGCCATCACAGTGCTGAAACAATTTGGCATGGAACACAGCGATTTTGGCTACAACATCATGATGATTCTGGCCCAAATAACGCTATTCAAGATCTTGGCGTACTTCACGCTCAAGCGTAAAGTCAAGTCGGGTTAA
- the LOC133838677 gene encoding ATP-binding cassette sub-family G member 1 isoform X2, producing MKRSPGYYAPQIRFENLCYEVVDKSKEKKSVLKGITGTFKSGELTAIMGPSGAGKSSLMNILTGLTKTGVSGTIEIGKARKLCAYIMQDDHFYPFFTVEETMLLAAALKISNKCVSLKEKRALVDHLLNTLKLTKAKQTRCSKLSGGQKKRLSIALELIDNPAVLFLDEPTTGLDSSSSFDTIQLLRSLANEGRTIVCTIHQPSTNIYNLFNLIYVLSSGQCTYQGTPQNTVMFLKTIGLECPAYHNPADFLLECVNGDFEDHTQALTECAKDTRWRYDQQLMQADDVEPPTEAQVAKFNESQSQSQSQAQAQSPSQGQQTTSQPKVQLQSMESTKELVKHTYPPPEWMRLWLLIGRCHLQFFRDWTLTYLKLGMHILSAVMIGLFFGDSGINATKQISNVGMIMIHCVYLWYTTIMPGILRYPLEIEIIKKETFNNWYKLRTYYVATMITSTPVHIIFSTVYITIGYMMTDQPVEMDRFVKYLLTAVVVTICADGLGVFLGTILNPVNGTFVGAVSTCFMLMFSGFLILLTHIPKALHFIAALSPLRYALENMVISLYGNHRDKLVCPSEEFYCHFKNAITVLKQFGMEHSDFGYNIMMILAQITLFKILAYFTLKRKVKSG from the exons AAAAAAAATCTGTGCTCAAGGGCATTACGGGCACATTCAAGTCCGGCGAACTGACAGCCATCATGGGTCCATCGGGTGCCGGCAAATCTAGTCTTATGAACATTCTCACTGGCCTCACCAAAACCGGCGTCTCGGGCACCATCGAGATCGGCAAGGCACGCAAATTGTGCGCCTACATCATGCAGGACGATCATTTCTATCCATTCTTCACTGTCGAGGAAACAATGCTGCTGGCAGCGGCCCTCAAAATATCCAACAAGTGTGTCAGCCTAAAGGAGAAGCGTGCTTTG GTTGATCACTTGTTAAACACATTGAAGCTAACGAAAGCGAAACAAACCAGATGCTCGAAGCTGAGTGGCGGCCAGAAGAAACGTCTATCCATTGCCCTAGAGCTGATAGACAATCCAGCAGTGCTATTTTTAGACGAGCCCACAAC CGGACTGGACAGCTCATCTTCCTTTGATACCATACAACTGTTGCGATCGCTGGCGAACGAGGGTCGAACCATTGTGTGCACAATCCATCAGCCATCGACCAACATTTACAATCTGTTCAACCTGATCTACGTGCTCAGCTCGGGTCAATGCACGTACCAGGGCACGCCCCAGAATACGGTGATGTTTCTCAAGACGATCGGACTCGAATGTCCCGCCTATCACAATCCAGCTGATTTCT TGCTGGAGTGTGTGAATGGTGACTTTGAGGATCACACGCAGGCTTTAACCGAATGCGCCAAGGACACGCGCTGGCGATACGATCAGCAGCTGATGCAAGCGGACGACGTTGAGCCACCAACTGAGGCGCAAGTTGCCAAGTTCAAtgaatcccaatcccaatctcAATCGCAAGCGCAAGCCCAATCCCCCAGCCAAGGGCAGCAGACGACGTCGCAGCCCAAAGTGCAGCTGCAGAGCATGGAGTCGACAAAGGAGCTCGTTAAGCACACCTATCCGCCGCCTGAATGGATGCGACTCTGGCTGCTAATTGGACGCTGTCATCTGCAGTTCTTCCGCGATTGG ACCTTGACCTATTTGAAGCTGGGCATGCACATTCTGAGCGCTGTGATGATCGGACTCTTCTTTGGCGATTCGGGCATCAATGCGACTAAACAAATCTCTAATGTGGGCATGATCATGATACACTGTGTTTATCTCTGGTACACGACTATAATGCCTGGAATCTTGCGCT ATCCATTGGAGATTGAGATCATCAAGAAGGAAACGTTCAACAATTGGTACAAACTAAGAACCTACTATGTGGCCACAATGATAACATCCACACCAGTGCAT ATCATCTTCTCCACGGTCTATATAACAATTGGATATATGATGACTGATCAGCCAGTGGAAATGGATCGATTTGTCAAGTATCTGCTGACTGCGGTTGTGGTAACAATATGCGCCGATGGCTTGGGTGTTTTCCTCGGCACTATTCTCAATCCAGTG AATGGCACATTTGTTGGCGCCGTGTCTACGTGCTTTATGCTCATGTTCTCGGGTTTCCTCATCCTGCTGACCCACATACCAAAagctttgcattttattgctgCCCTCTCACCACTGCGCTATGCCTTGGAGAATATGGTAATCTCGTTGTATGGCAACCATCGTGACAAGTTGGTCTGCCCCTCCGAAGAGTTCTACTGTCATTTCAA AAATGCCATCACAGTGCTGAAACAATTTGGCATGGAACACAGCGATTTTGGCTACAACATCATGATGATTCTGGCCCAAATAACGCTATTCAAGATCTTGGCGTACTTCACGCTCAAGCGTAAAGTCAAGTCGGGTTAA